The following nucleotide sequence is from Aquarana catesbeiana isolate 2022-GZ linkage group LG08, ASM4218655v1, whole genome shotgun sequence.
AGTAAAACCAGAGAGAGAATAATGCAAGCAATAAATGTGAAACCAATTAATACAACCTTTTCTGAAATGAAgatttttttgattgaaaaatgttGATAAAAGCCACAAACTAATGAACCTGCTGCATACATTATAAGTACATTGACACTCATTTTTTCTTGATTAATGAATATTTTCCCACTCCTCTTGCTGAATGCTCGTGTTCAAAATTATCTTAGGTCGCCTTGAATGCACTGTCGTCTATCTACAATTTTCAGTAATTGATGTTAATTAATATCTACAAAAATTAATTGCACATTAAAAACTGCAGGGCTGTGTCTTGTTTAGAGAGTCTCTTAAAAGCTCACCCCTTGACTCTTTTATACTCACCTTTGCTGCTCTCCCTGCTTAGCATTAAATTAGGAAAGTGTGAGAAGAAAGGTTTTTAATTGCAGACAACACAttttatgtctcttctgcaaaaacaGATTCTCGCCTTTCTTAACTTTCTGAACTCTACACTGAGCTTCCCATGCGCAGCTCAGTAAAAAATTTCAGCATCCGCTGGAATGAATGAGCTCCCATGTGCTTGCATTGGAGTTGCGTCATCCTGGCCTGGTCAATTAAGTTAGCTAGAAATCATGAACCTGGAAGAAGCTGTAAAGAAGTTGCCGTCAAGATATCTCACCTACATCACATTACTGGAGGCAAGATGAGTATAGTTCCACTATAGTTCCACCTTCTGTGTATAGTAAAGGGCATGTGACCTCCTCCAAGAATGCAGTGTTCTGGTCTGAGCAGCAAATTGTAGAGCCAGAACACCATCATGTGAGAGAGGGGAGAAAGTCATCAACTTTGGGTAAGCTCCAACACCAATGACATAGAGCTTACACACTTTTGACTCAACAGAACAACAGAGCAGCTAAGAAGCATAGCATCATGTGAGAGAGGGGAGAAAGTCATCAACTTTGGGTAAGCTCCAACACCAATGACATAGAGCTTACACACTTTTGACTCAACAGAACAACAGAGCAGCTAAGAAGCATAGCAAAAGGGAGTATAAGTGGGTAAGCTTCCAAGAGACATTGTTACTTTGCCCTGAATAAGGCAGACAGTCTATTTAACAAACAAATACAGTCTCTTTAACAAACAAATAACAGACAGtctctttaatttaattttgtatagagataaaaaaaatctataaagcATCTAAAGGCTATAAAGCATCATTAAGGCTAGGTTCAGATCTCTGCATGTTGAAAATGCATGCCAAATTGCGCTCTTTCATGCAGAGAAACATGCCGCCCTTTTAGCAGACACGGAGTGGGGCCATTAACTGTTAATGGCATGTCAATGCATCTGCAAACATACATGTTATTGCGCGCCAAACTGCATTGTGCTGTTATTTTTGGAAAAGAGCCGGTGAATtattttccatgttctgtgtgtgtatggatgggctgccctacgtgCCCATGTTTGGTCGtacctgtaggtgtgaaccaagcctaacttCCCCAAACTCTTGGACAAAATTATTCATCTGTTAATAAAGACTTCACAACAGAGATTAAATTCTAACCATGTGAACACACAATAAAGAGTTGCCAGCAAATTCAAGGAATATACACCACTGGAACACTTATAAATCAAGTGACCAAGAGCTGCAGAAGTCAGATGGTGGCAACTTAGTGTAGCAGCCTCAATGATTCTGTCTGGGTTGCTGGACACAGGagttaataaaaacctttttgttttcatCAAATACCTTATACGTTGTATTAGACCAGTGGTGTCAACACTGGGTCTCTGCGCCTCTCCATACAGTGCtaacagatcatggctggtgggaaggtgttttgcatagcttcctgaaaacaagaAGCTACCTTACGTTAGCCAAAGCTTAAAAAAAGTTTTTAGCTTTAGATACTTATTTAACTGCAGTACTTCAAATATCTCCTTAGCACATCAAGCTCATTAACTGATGCCATTTTAGGTTAAAGTCTTCCGATTTTCCTTGTTAAACAGCTGGCAATCAGTCACTTTCTTGATGATAATTAGCAATTGGCCAGCAGTCTGGTTTGTTAATTAACTGTTGGCCATGACACCTCTTGTAAATGTACAGGGCGGTCAGTAACCCTTGGAAAATATGAAAGTCCTCTTATTTTCCAAGAGATGAACTCTGGCTCAATGTCAAGCCACTTAGCCAAAACTGAGCATGATTATATTACTCAAGCAATAGTTTAAGTGAGATTAATTGAAGTGAAGAATAACCCCTGAAGCAGTAGAGAATAAATTAAAGGCAGAGACTGATCTATGTGTCAATCACTTTGAATTCTATTGAGACCAATTTCACTTTTATCAAATGGTTTTGGCATTCTGAATAGGAACAAGACTTCAAAGTTAAGAGATCATGGTTCAAATACTTTGTTTTACATTTTAAATCATTGTGAAGTATCCAATTGTACACTATAAGGAAAAAGGTGTTCGTAAATAGGATGACAATGCGGTATGTTTTTGGGGGGCTAATCCtgtgaaaattcaaaattttgaatATTACCCATctctggtcaccaggacaaatagaaacaGCGAATCTGCCTAACTGGGACAGCCGGCTATAACAGCTTGACATAGGTTTTAACCACCACCAATCAATCCACAACAAAAAAtgctttggctttacatacactttaagatcaCTATAGATTTTAGATGACAATTATCCTAGACCTGTTGTTTTTATTTGTACTGCATATCCTATATGGTCATCCTTTATCAAAAAGAACAATCCAAAATTGGAATTTTCAAAAGATCATGTATTGTTATGACTGTAATAAATTGAGATTGAGTGGCACCGTTGTCACAGTAGTGTGCAAAGGGTACAACTGTTAACACCCAAAGCCCAACTGTAACCATAGTGCTTCAATATCTTGCTTTCATGGGGCCCAAGTATGGGTACCTTTACCAGTATCACACATCACCCTTATGTTGTCTGGTATGCAAGTATCACTGTATGTAAATTAAATtctaaagttctttttttttcctcaacagatGGTACTGGATAGCATTTCTAGCCCTCTGCTCTTCACTTGCAATACTGCCAAATACACATGAGATTACAGAGGGTCAGCTTTTGGAACTGACTTGTCCAACTCTCTCTACATGGCCGTATATTTGGTTGCCGTGCTGCTCCTACTGACCCCGTGTCAGCCAGTTCCTCTTGATTTCCCACCTCTATCAAATTCTTCTCTATCCTTTGAAGAACTCAGCAATACTACTGAACATTACTCCACCCAGCCTCCAGGTACAATCCGCCGGACACCTCAGACAATCATTGTCGGTGTTCGGAAAGGTGGGACCAGGGCATTGCTGGAAATGCTGGACATTCACCCAAACATTGTGGTAGCTGCTACTGAAGTACATTTCTTTGACTGGGATGAAAACTATGTGAAAGGGATTGAATGGTACAGAAACCTTATGCCTTTCTCTTTTGAAAATCAAATTACTATCGAGAAAACTCCAGGTTATTTTACATCACCACTGGCTGCTGAAAGGATTCATAGCATGAACAGCTCAATTAAGCTGCTTCTAATTCTTCGAGACCCAACGGAGAGGGTCATATCGGATTACACCCAAGTTTATTACAACAGGCTGGAAAACCACAAGCCAGTGCAGCCTTTTGAGGGAATCGTGATTAAAAATGGTGCACTTAATACCAAATATAAGGCAATCCAAAGGAGCTTGTATGATCTACACATGGAGAGATGGCTGAAATACTTCAGTTTAAATCAGATCCACATAGTGGATGGAAATACTTTAATTAAAACGCCTCTCACAGAACTGCAGAAGGTGGAGAGGTTTCTTGACCTCCCTCCTAGAATAGTCTCTTCAAACTTTTATTTTAACCAAACCAAGGGGTTCTACTGCATCAGAAGTGATGGTCGAGAAAGGTGTTTGCATGAGTCTAAAGGGCGCCCCCATCCTATAGTAAATGAAACAGTCTTGGAGCAACTTTACTCTTATTTCAGAGAACATAATCAAAGGTTCTACACAATGGTTAATCAAACGTTTGACTGGCACTAGCACCAACCACCATCCAACAGAGAAATCTGTAGAAAAATGCCAAGCTGTGATTTAAACCAGTGAGATGCTGTAAAAAGTGGAAAAAGAATGAAAAATTGTACTTAATGGCCATAAAGCGTaaaacatgaaaaacaaacaataatttGTTTACAGATAAGAAAATATTGAGCCCAAAACCTTTCATTTCTTTATTGTAAATAATGATATGCAATGCATTATTCTGATTTGTcttattattttttccaatttatatATGTACGTAGACACCTATAGAAAGATTGTGCAGTAGAAATTGTTTGAAAACATTTGATATTGAACTCTTCTTTGCTACAGTAAcaagagcctaaaaaaaaaaaaaaaaaaaatttcctatgTTAAAGCGTGCGTAAATGGAGAAATAATTTTGTATTACTGCTAAGCTATATGTTACTGTCTTTAATGAAAATTTTATTTAATGTTCTTAGTACAGGTATTCTGGGTTAGTAGGAAAATGTGACACTCTTTTGTATGTTAATTTAAATAGCAAAGACTTGTTTTGCACCTGTTCAACCAGCAAATTTATCTGTGAtgaccatatatatttttttttaatttttattctgttttttatttattcttcAATATCTTTGCCATTTGCCCCATAATTTcatcttcttttttattattttattatacaggatttatatagcgccaacagtttttacaatgtagaggggggacagtacaatttcaatacagttcaatacagtagggacaggagggccttgctcatggagcttacaatctaaaggaaggAGGAGCTGATACAAAAGTTGATATCTGCGGGGATGATCTGATGGGGGTGGCTCCGGTATAGTTCTTAGGTGGAggcggggtaggcttccctgaataactgagttttcagggatcgcctaaaggcagacaggTTAGGAGCTGACTGAACAtgctggggcagggagttccagaggatgtgagaggctctggagaagtcatggaggaaagcatgggaggaggtaacaaaggAGGTAGAGAGTagaaggtcctgggaggagcggagaggacgatttgggcgatatctgcagatattttttatttaccctttttcacttttttttttctcgtgaatcctttggttttttttgttttttttttaactgcatcaCCTCTATAGTGTGAGATCAGTGTATGGCCCTTTAAAGACACATAATGTTGAATATATGTTATAACatgctgcaaaaaaacaaaaaaaaaacattttttttgtccctGTAACCACCATTTAAGAGATCTGCACCTTGTTAAATTAGCACTTTCTTCTCTGAatctaaaccttaaaaaaaaaaattaagaatttaaATGCGACCTAAATAATTTGTACAACTGTATATTTGGAAGACTGCATCAATATGCAATAATGACATTTTACAGACTGTATAACTTCCTCTTTAGTTGAATACAAATGAATATTTCTTAACAGTGGTCTGTGTCCTTCCTCTGTGTATGCCACTATTATACTCTCTTTATGCAGTGCTATGAGTAATGGTTTTAATAGAACTGACATAGATAATTAGCATAAACCATGACGCTGAATGGAACCTGCTTGAAATGTGTTCATTTCAGTCTCTTAGCTAATGCTGATGTAGGACTTTAACCAtatagaacagtatatatatatctgccTTTCATTGTCTTTCCGCTGCATTCACTAT
It contains:
- the LOC141105894 gene encoding heparan sulfate glucosamine 3-O-sulfotransferase 1-like, with product MAVYLVAVLLLLTPCQPVPLDFPPLSNSSLSFEELSNTTEHYSTQPPGTIRRTPQTIIVGVRKGGTRALLEMLDIHPNIVVAATEVHFFDWDENYVKGIEWYRNLMPFSFENQITIEKTPGYFTSPLAAERIHSMNSSIKLLLILRDPTERVISDYTQVYYNRLENHKPVQPFEGIVIKNGALNTKYKAIQRSLYDLHMERWLKYFSLNQIHIVDGNTLIKTPLTELQKVERFLDLPPRIVSSNFYFNQTKGFYCIRSDGRERCLHESKGRPHPIVNETVLEQLYSYFREHNQRFYTMVNQTFDWH